One window from the genome of Amphiprion ocellaris isolate individual 3 ecotype Okinawa chromosome 23, ASM2253959v1, whole genome shotgun sequence encodes:
- the LOC111566010 gene encoding fatty acid-binding protein, intestinal, whose translation MAFNGTWKVDRSENYDKFMEQMGINLMKRKLAEHDNLKIIIEQNGDKFHVKESSTFRTKEIDFTLGVQFEYDLADGTEVAGAWEMEGDMLKGKFTRKDNGKALNTTRTLVGGELVQTYNYEGVDAKRIFKKQ comes from the exons ATGGCCTTTAATGGAACCTGGAAGGTTGACCGCAGCGAGAACTACGACAAGTTCATGGAGCAGATGG GCATTAATCTCATGAAACGGAAGCTGGCAGAACACGACAACCTGAAGATCATCATCGAGCAGAACGGAGACAAGTTCCACGTCAAGGAGTCGAGCACCTTCAGAACCAAAGAGATCGACTTCACGCTGGGCGTCCAGTTCGAATACGACCTGGCCGATGGAACCGAAGTCGCA GGAGCGTGGGAGATGGAGGGCGACATGCTGAAAGGCAAGTTCACCAGGAAAGACAACGGCAAAGCCCTGAACACCACCAGGACTCTGGTGGGCGGAGAGCTGGTGCAG ACCTACAACTACGAAGGCGTGGACGCCAAGAGGATCTTCAAGAAGCAGTAA